One window of Strix aluco isolate bStrAlu1 chromosome 24, bStrAlu1.hap1, whole genome shotgun sequence genomic DNA carries:
- the COL1A1 gene encoding collagen alpha-1(I) chain, producing MFSFVDSRLLLLIAATVLLTRGQGEEDIQTGSCIQDGLTYNDKDVWKPEPCQICVCDSGNILCDEVICEDTSDCPNAEIPFGECCPICPDTDASPVYPENAGVEGPKGDTGPKGDRGLPGPPGRDGIPGQPGLPGPPGPPGPPGLGGNFAPQMSYGYDEKAGGMAVPGPMGPAGPRGLPGPPGAPGPQGFQGPPGEPGEPGASGPMGPRGPAGPPGKNGDDGEAGKPGRPGERGPPGPQGARGLPGTAGLPGMKGHRGFSGLDGAKGEPGPAGPKGEPGSPGENGAPGQMGPRGLPGERGRPGPSGPAGARGNDGAPGAAGPPGPTGPAGPPGFPGAAGAKGETGPQGARGGEGPQGARGEPGPPGPAGAAGPAGNPGADGQPGAKGATGAPGIAGAPGFPGARGPSGPQGPSGAPGPKGNSGEPGAPGNKGDTGAKGEPGPAGVQGPPGPAGEEGKRGARGEPGPAGLPGPAGERGAPGSRGFPGADGIAGPKGPPGERGSPGPVGPKGSPGEAGRPGEPGLPGAKGLTGSPGSPGPDGKTGPPGPAGQDGRPGPPGPPGARGQAGVMGFPGPKGAAGEPGKPGERGAPGPPGAVGAAGKDGEAGAQGPPGPAGPAGERGEQGPAGAPGFQGLPGPAGPPGEAGKPGEQGVPGDAGAPGPAGARGERGFPGERGVQGPPGPQGPRGANGAPGNDGAKGDAGAPGAPGNQGPPGLQGMPGERGAAGLPGAKGDRGDPGPKGADGAPGKDGLRGLTGPIGPPGPAGAPGDKGEAGPPGPAGPTGARGAPGDRGEPGPPGPAGFAGPPGADGQPGAKGETGDAGAKGDAGPPGPAGPTGAPGPAGAVGAPGPKGARGSAGPPGATGFPGAAGRVGPPGPSGNIGLPGPPGPSGKEGGKGPRGETGPAGRPGEPGPAGPPGPPGEKGSPGADGPNRKSPPTPGAPGTPGPQGIAGQRGVVGLPGQRGERGFPGLPGPSGEPGKQGPSGSPGERGPPGPMGPPGLAGPPGEAGREGAPGAEGAPGRDGAAGPKGDRGETGPAGPPGAPGAPGAPGPVGPAGKNGDRGETGPQGPAGPAGPAGARGPAGPQGPRGDKGETGEQGDRGMKGHRGFSGLQGPPGPPGSPGEQGPSGASGPAGPRGPPGSAGAAGKDGLNGLPGPIGPPGPRGRTGDVGPVGPPGPPGPPGPPGPPSGGFDFSFLPQPPQEKAHDGGRYYRADDANVMRDRDLEVDTTLKSLSQQIENIRSPEGTRKNPARTCRDLKMCHGDWKSGEYWIDPNQGCNLDAIKVYCNMETGETCVYPTQATIAQKNWYLSKNPKEKKHIWFGETMSDGFQFEYGGEGSNPADVAIQLTFLRLMSTEASQNITYHCKNSVAYMDRDTGNLKKALLLQGANEIEIRAEGNSRFTYGVTEDGCTSHTGAWGKTVIEYKTTKTSRLPIIDLAPMDVGAPDQEFGINIGPVCFL from the exons ATGTTCAGCTTTGTGGATTCTCGGTTACTGCTGTTGATAGCAGCGACTGTACTACTCACCCGCGGGCAAGGAGAAGAAGACA TTCAAACTGGAAGCTGCATACAGGATGGCCTAACATACAACGACAAGGATGTGTGGAAACCCGAACCCTGCCAGATCTGCGTCTGCGACAGCGGCAACATCCTCTGCGACGAGGTGATCTGCGAGGACACCTCCGACTGCCCCAACGCCGAGATCCCCTTCGGAGAGTGCTGCCCCATCTGTCCCGACACCGACG CCTCCCCTGTCTACCCAGAAAATGCTGGAGTAGAG GGTCCTAAGGGAGACACCGGCCCCAAAGGAGACAGG GGACTCCCCGGCCCCCCTGGCAGAGATGGCATCCCTGGACAGCCTGGCCTCCCGGGACCCCCAGGCCCTCCAGGTCCTCCAGGCCTCGGCGGA AACTTCGCTCCTCAAATGTCTTATGGCTACGACGAGAAAGCCGGTGGCATGGCTGTGCCCGGCCCCATG ggcccGGCTGGGCCCCGCGGTCTCCCCGGCCCTCCTGGTGCCCCG GGTCCTCAAGGTTTCCAAGGTCCCCCTGGTGAACCCGGAGAGCCTGGTGCTTCT GGTCCAATGGGTCCCCGTGGTCCAGCCGGCCCCCCTGGCAAGAACGGAGATGAC GGTGAAGCTGGGAAGCCCGGCCGTCCCGGAGAGCGTGGTCCCCCCGGCCCCCAG GGTGCACGTGGTCTCCCAGGAACTGCCGGTCTGCCGGGCATGAAGGGTCACAGA GGCTTCAGTGGTCTGGATGGTGCCAAGGGTGAGCCCGGTCCTGCTGGCCCCAAG GGCGAGCCCGGCAGCCCTGGAGAGAATGGTGCTCCTGGGCAGATG ggtCCTCGTGGGCTTCCCGGCGAGAGAGGCCGTCCTGGTCCATCTGGCCCTGCT GGTGCTCGTGGTAACGATGGTGCTCCTGGTGCTGCTGGTCCTCCC GGTCCAACTGGCCCCGCTGGTCCCCCCGGcttccctggtgctgctggtgctaaG ggTGAAACTGGTCCCCAGGGAGCTCGTGGTGGTGAAGGTCCCCAAGGTGCCCGTGGTGAGCCCGGTCCCCCCGGCCCTGCTGGCGCTGCTGGTCCTGCT GGCAACCCCGGTGCTGATGGTCAACCTGGTGCCAAGGGTGCAACT GGTGCTCCTGGCATTGCTGGCGCTCCTGGCTTCCCCGGTGCCCGCGGTCCCTCCGGACCCCAGGGTCCCAGCGGTGCCCCCGGTCCCAAGGGTAACAGC GGTGAACCCGGTGCTCCAGGCAACAAGGGAGACACGGGTGCCAAAGGCGAACCC GGTCCTGCTGGTGTCCAAGGTCCCCCCGGCCCAGCCGGCGAGGAAGGCAAGAGAGGAGCTCGTGGTGAGCCCGGCCCTGCTGGGCTTCCTGGCCCTGCCGGCGAACGT GGTGCTCCCGGCAGCCGCGGTTTCCCTGGCGCTGATGGCATCGCTGGTCCCAAG GGTCCCCCCGGTGAACGTGGCTCCCCCGGCCCCGTTGGCCCCAAGGGATCTCCTGGTGAAGCTGGACGCCCCGGGGAACCCGGCCTCCCTGGTGCCAAG GGTCTGACTGGAAGCCCTGGGAGCCCCGGTCCCGACGGCAAGACTGGTCCCCCT GGTCCCGCTGGTCAAGATGgtcgccccggcccccccggcccccccggagCCAGAGGTCAAGCCGGCGTGATGGGTTTCCCTGGTCCCAAAGGTGCTGCG GGTGAGCCCGGCAAACCCGGCGAGAGAGGCGCTCCCGGACCCCCTGGTGCTGTT GGTGCTGCTGGCAAAGATGGTGAAGCTGGTGCCCAAGGTCCTCCTGGCCCTGCC GGTCCCGCTGGAGAAAGAGGTGAACAAGGTCCTGCTGGTGCTCCCGGCTTCCAG ggTCTGCCGGGCCCCGCTGGCCCCCCCGGTGAGGCTGGCAAGCCCGGTGAGCAG GGTGTCCCCGGAGATGCTGGTGCCCCCGGTCCCGCTGGTGCCAGG GGCGAGAGAGGTTTCCCCGGCGAACGCGGCGTCCAAGGCCCCCCCGGTCCCCAAGGTCCTCGTGGTGCTAACGGTGCTCCCGGTAACGATGGTGCTAAG GGTGATGCTGGTGCTCCCGGTGCCCCCGGGAACCAAGGCCCCCCCGGTCTGCAGGGTATGCCCGGAGAGCGTGGTGCTGCCGGCCTGCCAGGCGCTAAGGGTGACAGA GGTGACCCCGGTCCCAAAGGTGCTGACGGCGCTCCTGGCAAAGACGGTCTCCGAGGTCTGACTGGCCCCATTggcccccccggccctgctgGTGCTCCCGGTGACAAG GGTGAAGCTGGTCCTCCCGGTCCTGCTGGTCCCACTGGTGCCCGTGGTGCTCCC GGTGACCGCGGCGAGCCCGGCCCTCCTGGTCCTGCTGGATTTGCTGGCCCCCCT GGTGCCGATGGCCAGCCTGGTGCTAAAGGTGAAACTGGTGATGCTGGAGCCAAGGGTGATGCCGGTCCCCCCGGCCCTGCTGGCCCCACTGGTGCTCCTGGCCCCGCC ggTGCTGTTGGTGCTCCTGGTCCCAAAGGTGCTCGTGGTAGCGCTGGACCCCCT GGTGCTACTGGTttccctggtgctgctggaagagttGGTCCCCCCGGTCCCTCT ggAAACATCggcctccccggcccccccggccccagcgggAAGGAAGGTGGCAAAGGACCCCGCGGTGAAACTGGCCCCGCTGGCCGCCCTGGTGAGCCTGGCCCCGctggcccccccggcccccccggtgAGAAGGGCTCTCCTGGCGCTGACGGCCCCAATCGTAAGTCACCCCCCACCCCG GGCGCTCCTGGCACCCCCGGACCCCAAGGTATCGCCGGCCAGCGCGGTGTCGTTGGTCTCCCGGGACAAAGAGGCGAGAGAGGCTTCCCTGGGCTGCCCGGCCCCTCT GGTGAACCCGGCAAACAAGGTCCTTCTGGTTCCCCTGGCGAGCGCGGTCCTCCCGGCCCCATGGGCCCCCCCGGCCTGGCTGGACCCCCTGGTGAAGCTGGACGTGAG GGTGCTCCCGGTGCTGAAGGTGCCCCCGGTCGTGATGGTGCTGCTGGTCCCAAG ggTGACCGTGGTGAGACCGGCCCTGCTGGCCCCCCTGGTGCTCCCGGTGCCCCCGGTGCCCCCGGCCCCGTCGGTCCTGCTGGCAAGAACGGAGATCGCGGTGAGACC GGTCCCCAAGGTCCTGCTGGCCCCGCTGGTCCTGCTGGTGCTCGTGGTCCTGCT ggtCCACAAGGTCCCCGTGGTGACAAAGGTGAAACCGGTGAACAGGGTGACAGAGGCATGAAGGGTCACAGAGGCTTCTCCGGTCTCCAGGGCCCACCTGGTCCTCCC GGCTCTCCTGGTGAACAAGGTCCTTCTGGTGCTTCTGGTCCCGCCGGTCCCAGA gGTCCTCCCGGCTCCGCTGGTGCTGCTGGCAAAGATGGTCTCAACGGGCTGCCTGGCCCCATCGGCCCCCCTGGCCCCCGCGGTCGCACTGGTGACGTCGGCCCCGTC ggtCCCCCCGGCCCACCCGGCCCCCCTGGTCCTCCCGGCCCCCCCAGTGGCGGCTTCGACTTCAGCttcctgccccagccaccccaggAGAAGGCCCACGATGGCGGGCGCTACTACCGAGCTGATGACGCCAACGTGATGCGCGATCGGGACCTGGAGGTCGACACCACCCTCAAGAGCCTGAGCCAACAGATCGAGAACATCCGCAGCCCCGAGGGCACCCGCAAAAACCCTGCCCGTACCTGCCGCGACCTGAAGATGTGCCACGGCGATTGGAAGAGCG GTGAATACTGGATTGACCCCAACCAAGGCTGCAACCTGGACGCCATCAAGGTCTACTGTAACATGGAGACGGGCGAGACGTGCGTCTACCCCACTCAGGCCACCATTGCCCAGAAGAACTGGTACCTCAGCAAGAACCCCAAGGAGAAGAAGCACATCTGGTTCGGCGAGACGATGAGCGATGGCTTCCAG TTCGAGTATGGTGGTGAGGGCTCCAACCCGGCTGACGTCGCCATCCAGCTGACCTTCCTCCGCCTGATGTCCACCGAGGCCTCTCAGAACATCACCTACCACTGCAAGAACAGCGTTGCCTACATGGACCGGGACACCGGCAACCTGAAGAAGGCCCTTCTCCTCCAAGGCGCCAACGAGATCGAGATCAGGGCTGAAGGCAACAGCCGCTTCACCTACGGTGTCACCGAGGACGGCTGCACG AGTCACACCGGCGCTTGGGGCAAGACAGTCATCGAGTACAAGACGACAAAGACCTCTCGCCTGCCCATCATCGATTTGGCTCCCATGGACGTTGGCGCTCCAGACCAGGAATTCGGCATCAACATTGGCCCCGTCTGCTTCTTGTAA